A region of Lycium barbarum isolate Lr01 chromosome 1, ASM1917538v2, whole genome shotgun sequence DNA encodes the following proteins:
- the LOC132601339 gene encoding E3 ubiquitin-protein ligase SIS3-like yields the protein MKGADFKWYDGFFLSMLATSIIIVAINWKRYHLCIYPLHIWIVVDYTTVFLFRLLMFVDNGLAAGMGLDLGWQQRYTRFRGRIVVLSILALFLYPFLWAWTIIGTLWFTSARNCLPEEGQKWGFLIWLLFSYCGLVGIACISIGKWLTRRQAHSLRAQQGIPTSEFGVLVDMIRVPDWTFAAAGQEMRAMGPDATSYHPGLYLTQAQTEAVEALIQELPKFRLKAVPTDCSECPICLEEFRMGNEVRGLPCAHNFHVECIDEWLRLNVKCPRCRSSVFPNLDLSALSNIRAEGSTANVLTAARYVRSQPSSQSYLLRLQGLLRPVRTQDAGLGSEIDLASGTANSSNQVLAPHSHGNVEPVQVVVEQPPREQ from the exons ATGAAAGGCGCAGATTTTAAATG GTATGACGGGTTCTTCCTGTCAATGTTAGCAACTAGTAT AATCATTGTGGCGATAAATTGGAAGCGGTACCATCTTTGTATATACCCCTTGCACATTTGGATTGTG GTTGACTATACAACGGTGTTTCTTTTTCGGTTACTAATGTTTGTTGACAATGGACTTGCTGCTGGAATGGGATT GGATTTAGGTTGGCAGCAGAGATATACTCGCTTTCGTGGAAGAATAGTTGTTCTTTCAATTCTTGCCCTGTTTCTGTATCCCTTTCTTTGGGCTTGGACGATTATTGGGACTTTATGGTTCACTAGTGCGAGAAACTGT TTGCCAGAAGAAGGTCAAAAGTGGGGTTTCCTTATTTGGTTGCTCTTCAGCTACTGTGGACTCGTTGGCATAGCTTGCATATCAATTGGGAAG TGGTTAACTAGAAGACAAGCCCATTCATTACGTGCTCAACAGGGAATTCCTACTTCAGAATTTGGG GTGTTGGTTGACATGATCAGAGTACCAGATTGGACTTTTGCAGCAGCAGGACAGGAGATGAGAGCGATGGGACCTGATGCTACTTCATATCACCCAGGACTTTACTTAACCCAAGCTCAG ACAGAAGCAGTGGAAGCTCTCATTCAGGAACTACCAAAGTTCAGGCTGAAGGCTGTTCCTACTGACTGTAGTGAGTGCCCTATCTGTTTGGAAGAGTTTCGCATGGGAAACGAG GTTCGTGGTCTGCCTTGTGCTCACAACTTCCACGTTGAATGCATTGATGAGTGGCTTCGGTTAAATGTGAAATGCCCTAGATGCCGTTCTTCTGTTTTTCCAAATCTTGATCTCAGTGCTTTATCCAATATCCGAGCAGAGGGTTCAACAGCCAATGTCCTGACAGCAGCTCGGTATGTGAGATCCCAACCCTCCAGTCAGAGCTACCTGCTGAGATTGCAAGGTTTGCTCCGCCCAGTGCGCACACAGGATGCTGGCCTGGGCAGTGAGATAGATCTAGCTTCAGGAACAGCTAATAGCAGCAACCAAGTATTGGCACCTCATAGTCATGGAAATGTGGAGCCTGTGCAAGTTGTGGTGGAACAGCCCCCAAGGGAGCAATAA
- the LOC132601323 gene encoding serine/threonine-protein kinase STY13-like, translating to MEKGSDGFVRADQIDLKSLDEQLERHLIRARTMDKNKKKPMDDSCINYNTSSITVANHPTNNLSLFSSSIPRQRYEWEIDPSKLIIKTVLARGTFGTVHRGIYDGQDIAVKLLDWGEEGHRTEAEIASLRAAFTQEVSVWHKLDHPNVTKFIGATMGASGLNIQTENGHIGMPSNICCVVVEYLPGGALKSYLIKNRRKKLAFKVVVQMALDLARGLSYLHTQKIVHRDVKTENMLLDRTRTVKIADFGVARVEASNPNDMTGETGTLGYMAPEVLNGNPYNRKCDVYSFGICLWEIYCCDMPYPDLSFSEVTSAVVRQNLRPEIPRCCPSSLANVMKRCWDANPDKRPEMDEVVSMIEAIDTSKGGGMIPVDQQQSCFCFRKKRGP from the exons ATGGAGAAGGGCAGTGATGGGTTTGTGAGAGCAGATCAAATAGATTTGAAGAGCTTAGATGAACAACTGGAAAGGCACCTTATAAGAGCAAGAACTATGGACAAGAACAAGAAGAAACCAATGGATGATTCTTGCATTAACTACAACACTTCTAGTATTACAGTAGCCAACCACCCCACAAACAACCTATCTCTATTTAGCTCTTCTATTCCAAGACAAAGATATGAATGGGAAATTGACCCTTCAAAGCTCATCATCAAAACTGTTCTTGCTCGCGGCACTTTTGGTACTGTCCATCGTGGCATTTATGATGGCCAAGATATTGCTG TTAAACTGCTGGACTGGGGGGAAGAGGGCCACAGGACAGAAGCTGAAATAGCATCATTAAGGGCAGCTTTTACTCAAGAAGTTTCAGTGTGGCATAAGCTTGACCATCCTAATGTTACAAAG TTCATCGGGGCGACCATGGGGGCTTCTGGGCTAAATATACAAACAGAAAATGGTCATATTGGCATGCCTAGTaatatatgttgtgttgttgtggaatATCTTCCGGGTGGTGCCTTAAAATCTTATCTTATCAAGAACAGAAGAAAGAAGCTAGCATTCAAAGTTGTCGTGCAGATGGCACTTGATTTGGCCAGAGG ATTAAGTTACCTTCATACTCAGAAGATTGTGCATAGAGATGTCAAGACGGAGAATATGCTATTGGACCGGACACGTACTGTCAAAATTGCGGACTTTGGGGTTGCACGAGTTGAGGCCTCTAATCCTAATGATATGACGGGGGAGACAGGAACCCTTGGCTATATGGCTCCTGAG GTTCTCAATGGCAACCCATACAACAGAAAATGCGACGTGTACAGTTTTGGCATATGTTTGTGGGAGATATACTGCTGTGACATGCCGTACCCTGATCTCAGTTTTTCAGAAGTGACTTCAGCCGTGGTGCGCCAG AATCTGAGGCCAGAAATACCAAGATGTTGCCCAAGTTCCCTTGCTAATGTGATGAAAAGATGTTGGGACGCTAATCCTGATAAGCGGCCTGAAATGGATGAGGTCGTATCCATGATAGAGGCTATTGACACATCCAAAGGCGGGGGAATGATCCCCGTTGATCAACAACAGAGTTGTTTCTGTTTCCGGAAGAAACGTGGACCTTGA